Proteins encoded together in one Pseudomonas sp. ADAK13 window:
- a CDS encoding DUF6279 family lipoprotein yields the protein MLRRLKLLVMLLTLSLVLAGCNRVGLAYRNLDVIIPWTLSDYLDMNAGQKSWFNDKLKEHLAWHCTTQLPGYLDWLDRLQQMVDNNQVTDAALQTRTAEAKQAIAESARTITPSAVELLQGLDDQQVQDMEQAFAKDLRKRQDEYLKPSLEQQIKERAERMNKRLDAWLGPLSASQQNRVTAWSIALGEQNRQWIGNRAHWQALFIAAVKDRHSSDFPNKIEQLLVDRESLWTPEYRQAYAQTETAARSLIVDLMAESTVQQRQKLTQKIDKVRSDFKALKCLKAGTP from the coding sequence ATGCTGCGTCGCTTAAAACTTCTGGTGATGTTGCTGACCCTCAGCCTGGTGCTTGCCGGCTGCAACCGGGTGGGCCTGGCCTATCGCAACCTGGATGTGATCATCCCCTGGACCCTCAGCGACTACCTGGACATGAACGCCGGGCAAAAGAGCTGGTTCAACGACAAACTCAAGGAACACTTGGCCTGGCATTGCACCACGCAACTGCCGGGCTACCTGGATTGGCTCGACCGCCTGCAACAGATGGTCGACAACAACCAGGTGACTGACGCCGCCCTGCAAACCCGTACGGCCGAGGCCAAGCAAGCCATTGCCGAGAGCGCCCGTACGATCACGCCGTCCGCCGTCGAATTATTGCAGGGGCTCGATGACCAGCAAGTACAAGACATGGAGCAAGCATTCGCCAAAGACCTGCGCAAGCGTCAGGACGAGTACCTGAAACCGTCCCTCGAACAGCAGATCAAGGAACGCGCCGAGCGCATGAACAAGCGACTGGATGCATGGCTGGGGCCGTTAAGCGCCAGCCAGCAGAATCGCGTCACCGCCTGGTCGATCGCCCTCGGCGAGCAGAACCGGCAATGGATTGGTAACCGTGCCCACTGGCAGGCGCTGTTTATCGCAGCGGTCAAGGACCGCCACAGCAGCGACTTCCCGAACAAGATCGAGCAACTACTGGTGGACCGTGAAAGCCTGTGGACGCCGGAATATCGCCAGGCCTACGCCCAGACCGAAACCGCCGCCCGCAGCCTGATCGTCGACCTCATGGCGGAAAGCACCGTGCAGCAGCGCCAGAAGCTGACGCAGAAGATCGACAAGGTGCGCAGCGACTTCAAGGCCCTTAAATGCCTGAAGGCTGGCACCCCATAG
- a CDS encoding TorF family putative porin, translating into MLKSCVFLAGALLASPLAEAQVFQRELGDFDLKLGTTPSRSMAQGLVKPTSPGSDSFHGGLDLSHGSGLYLGQFSPSMGISPTSNLEVDSYLGFKRPFDQTLGYELGMIHYSYPKLSPLDSQEFYGGLTLLGNRFGASFSNDPDRQDSTLFADLGGTKPFGIGVSMKYTTHQLGTPVSVADGSSIRSFSDWSVQFSRPWMGVDLNLIYSDSSLSGGDCSAYSGHNSQCDGLLTLKAERAFY; encoded by the coding sequence ATGCTCAAATCCTGCGTTTTCCTGGCCGGTGCCCTGTTGGCCAGCCCCCTTGCCGAAGCGCAGGTTTTCCAGCGTGAACTGGGTGACTTCGACCTGAAATTGGGCACCACGCCCAGCCGCAGCATGGCCCAAGGCCTGGTCAAACCCACTTCGCCCGGCAGCGACTCGTTCCACGGCGGCCTCGACCTGAGCCACGGCAGCGGCCTGTACCTCGGCCAATTCTCACCAAGCATGGGCATCTCCCCTACCAGCAACCTGGAAGTTGACTCCTACCTGGGCTTCAAGCGGCCCTTTGACCAGACCCTGGGTTATGAACTGGGGATGATCCACTACAGCTACCCCAAGCTGAGCCCACTCGACAGCCAGGAGTTCTACGGCGGCCTGACCTTGCTGGGCAATCGCTTCGGCGCCTCCTTCAGCAATGACCCGGACCGGCAGGACAGCACCCTGTTCGCCGACCTGGGCGGCACCAAGCCCTTCGGCATTGGCGTCAGCATGAAGTACACCACCCACCAGTTGGGCACCCCGGTCTCGGTCGCCGATGGCAGCTCCATCCGCAGCTTCAGCGATTGGTCGGTGCAATTCTCCCGGCCGTGGATGGGTGTCGACCTGAACCTGATCTACAGCGACTCCAGCCTCAGCGGCGGCGATTGCTCGGCCTACTCCGGACACAACTCGCAATGCGACGGCCTATTGACCTTAAAAGCCGAGCGGGCGTTTTATTGA